A section of the Acidobacteriota bacterium genome encodes:
- a CDS encoding ABC transporter permease, producing the protein MYTLWQDLRYAIRSFLKTPGFALVAIVTLALGIGANTAIFTVVNATLLRGLPYKEPDKLFHLWETRSQGDYKQREASYPDFLDWRQARSLDVAAYTGSRGVTLTGRGEAQRIASTGVSANFFSVLGVDPMLGRTFLPEEEKPGVGRVVVLNYGLWQRLFGGDENIIGEKMTLNGQTYTVVGVMPQSFQFALRPGVEMWMPVEPGPAQLSRRYMHWVKVIARLKPNVTVEQAQADLQAIGEQIAGQFSDSHSGTTVSLISLREQIVGSVKPIMIALLAAVGLVLLIACANVANLLLARSASRQKEVAIRLALGANRARLIQQLLTESVLLALIGGTLGLFLAMWGVEALIAAIPQMQLNTMPYLRGLKIDNTILLFTVGLSIMTGILFGLVPALQSSKFDLQSTLKEGGKSSATHLRQNFRKALVIAEVALSLVLLIGAGLMLKSTLKLLQVDPGFNTENLLSFQVSLLQTKYSEAEKVTNFYQTLLEHIESVPGVKAAGSIDVTPFLGGNTHSFYVEGTPQPERGQSPEINVRTISPGYFNVMEIPVIEGREFTNNDNQRAPAVVVVNQTIAKRTFPNENPIGKRLIFFGDTPTPFEIVGIVGDEKVNSPDSPTTGVVYFPFLQESSTVIGFIARTTSDPNKLAQAIRSECQSLDPDLAVSGETTIQNILDSLPSTFARRYPAYLIGLFALTALLLAVIGIYGVISYSVTQRTQEIGIRLALGAQRLDVIKLILGQGVNLIGTGIVIGLVGAFFATRFLESLLFGVSATDFSTFFLVASIIAGVALVACLVPARRAAKTDPMVALRYE; encoded by the coding sequence ATGTACACCTTATGGCAAGACCTGCGTTATGCCATTCGTTCATTTCTAAAGACACCGGGATTCGCCCTCGTCGCCATCGTCACCCTTGCTTTAGGGATTGGCGCAAACACCGCAATTTTTACCGTGGTCAATGCCACTTTATTGCGCGGCTTGCCTTATAAAGAGCCGGATAAACTTTTTCACTTGTGGGAAACCCGCTCGCAGGGAGACTACAAACAACGCGAAGCTTCTTATCCCGATTTTCTCGATTGGCGACAGGCGCGTTCTCTCGATGTTGCAGCCTACACCGGTAGTCGCGGCGTCACCTTAACCGGTCGCGGAGAAGCCCAACGCATAGCTTCAACCGGTGTCAGCGCCAATTTCTTTTCAGTGCTTGGCGTTGACCCCATGCTCGGTCGCACCTTTCTTCCTGAAGAAGAGAAACCCGGCGTAGGTCGCGTCGTGGTTCTCAATTATGGGTTATGGCAAAGACTTTTTGGCGGCGATGAAAATATCATCGGCGAGAAAATGACGCTCAACGGGCAAACTTACACAGTGGTTGGCGTAATGCCACAGAGTTTTCAATTCGCATTGCGACCCGGCGTTGAGATGTGGATGCCGGTTGAACCTGGACCCGCACAACTCAGCCGTCGTTATATGCACTGGGTTAAAGTCATTGCCCGACTTAAACCGAATGTGACCGTAGAGCAGGCGCAAGCTGATTTGCAGGCAATCGGTGAACAGATTGCCGGACAGTTTTCCGATTCGCATTCGGGCACAACCGTCAGCTTGATTTCGTTACGCGAACAGATTGTCGGCAGTGTAAAACCGATTATGATTGCCTTGCTTGCGGCTGTCGGTTTGGTTTTGTTGATTGCCTGCGCCAATGTTGCAAACTTGTTATTGGCGCGTTCCGCCTCGCGTCAAAAAGAGGTTGCCATACGCCTTGCGCTCGGCGCAAATCGCGCAAGGTTGATTCAACAACTGCTGACCGAAAGCGTTTTGCTGGCGCTCATTGGTGGAACCTTGGGATTGTTTCTGGCGATGTGGGGTGTCGAGGCGTTGATTGCTGCGATACCGCAGATGCAACTCAACACCATGCCTTATCTGCGCGGCTTGAAAATCGACAACACGATTTTGCTTTTCACCGTTGGTCTGTCGATTATGACAGGTATACTTTTCGGGCTGGTTCCTGCCCTGCAATCTTCCAAATTCGATTTGCAATCGACCTTGAAAGAAGGCGGCAAGTCTTCGGCTACACACCTTCGCCAAAACTTCCGCAAAGCCTTAGTCATTGCAGAGGTCGCCTTATCTCTGGTGCTATTGATTGGCGCGGGCTTGATGCTCAAGAGCACACTGAAACTGTTGCAGGTCGACCCCGGTTTCAATACCGAAAACCTCTTGAGTTTTCAGGTCAGCCTGTTGCAAACGAAATATAGCGAAGCGGAGAAAGTTACCAATTTCTATCAAACCCTTCTTGAACATATTGAATCGGTTCCCGGCGTGAAAGCTGCCGGATCGATTGATGTGACCCCGTTTCTTGGCGGCAACACCCACAGTTTTTATGTCGAAGGTACGCCGCAACCTGAAAGAGGACAATCGCCAGAAATCAATGTCCGCACCATCAGCCCAGGCTATTTCAATGTCATGGAGATTCCGGTTATTGAAGGGCGCGAATTTACCAATAACGATAATCAGCGAGCGCCAGCGGTCGTGGTGGTCAATCAAACCATTGCCAAAAGAACTTTTCCAAATGAAAACCCTATCGGCAAACGGTTGATCTTTTTCGGCGACACACCGACCCCGTTTGAAATTGTTGGCATTGTCGGAGACGAAAAAGTAAATAGTCCCGATTCGCCAACCACCGGCGTGGTCTATTTTCCGTTCTTACAGGAATCGAGCACGGTCATCGGTTTTATCGCCCGCACGACTTCCGACCCGAACAAACTGGCGCAAGCCATTCGCAGCGAATGTCAATCGCTTGACCCTGACCTGGCGGTTTCGGGTGAAACCACCATTCAAAATATACTCGATAGCTTACCTTCGACCTTTGCGCGTCGCTATCCGGCTTATCTGATTGGACTGTTTGCCCTGACTGCCTTGTTGCTCGCAGTGATTGGCATCTACGGGGTGATTTCTTATTCGGTCACCCAACGCACACAGGAAATCGGCATACGGTTGGCGCTTGGCGCACAGCGTTTGGATGTCATCAAATTGATTTTAGGGCAGGGCGTAAACCTTATCGGCACTGGCATCGTCATTGGGTTGGTTGGCGCATTTTTCGCGACGCGATTTCTGGAGAGCTTACTCTTTGGTGTAAGCGCCACAGACTTTTCAACTTTCTTTCTGGTTGCCTCAATTATCGCAGGAGTGGCTCTGGTAGCCTGTTTGGTGCCCGCGCGTCGCGCCGCCAAGACCGACCCGATGGTCGCGCTCAGGTATGAATGA
- a CDS encoding M56 family metallopeptidase, with translation MTAMFNLVFFNLNTNDGLQLLFDVAMKSLLVLTLAQVMVALLKKYSAATRHLILSVSIAAVLLIPVLALSLPAIRFPVLPTLISPTVADVHIENQNKMSMEPTNSSPAEINKPVTDRNETRFTAQEPMASSRAKQTELYRVDELSLPPVMALPDVASHLETEKRQSANEFNWGGLILAIWLGGFLMVSCRFAFGLFNVWFIALKATPVTDISWVTLTHSLSNRLSLNKGVKILKTERVSLPMTWGAFRSVILLPEAADDWSLKGRSIVLLHELAHVKRRDCLTQTLAQMACAIYWFNPQVWKLAARLRVERELACDDEVLQIGTRPSDYAGYLVEIARSFKANVCVSPFAVGMACSELENRVRTILNTNIKRQTNSRQRVAFTTLIATLLIIPLAIIQPRSKVEAHIAEVNSANADNEIAIVENPYEVNEVAGADNQPAILRSLDDIKASLQTQNAAQVSSKSENQPNPVIAVNFTNEANPGEVTTGEGQGRGQGSGTGIGAGSGAGTGTGAGAGYGVGGGAGIGSGQNSESKNKSTKPLTPNEFIRLKMADVTPEYIESLKKMGFDNLSVHQIAELKIHNIDEAYVRQVQNWGFDKPTVRDLIQLKVSGVTGDYISSIKKAGFEQLTVRQLTSLKTFNVTPQYIDALRKLGFGKLTLNQVISLRSQNINEEFIRQAESWTGEKLTLNQLVQIKVHNLTPAFANEVKAMGFDNVSFEKLLQIKIHGITADFVKEMRGLGFDNLTLEQVLRLKIHNVTPDYVRKIRAAGFKNVSLNQLLEMKMHGLDEILLRNSK, from the coding sequence ATGACCGCAATGTTCAATCTGGTTTTCTTTAATTTAAACACCAACGACGGACTGCAATTACTTTTTGATGTGGCAATGAAAAGTTTGCTTGTCCTCACGTTGGCTCAAGTTATGGTTGCCTTGCTCAAAAAATATTCAGCCGCGACCCGGCACCTGATTTTGAGTGTGTCAATCGCCGCCGTGCTGTTGATTCCGGTGCTGGCGTTGAGTTTACCGGCAATTCGCTTCCCGGTTTTACCGACGTTGATTTCACCAACTGTCGCCGATGTCCACATTGAAAATCAGAATAAAATGAGTATGGAGCCGACCAATTCTTCTCCTGCCGAAATCAATAAACCGGTAACTGACCGGAACGAAACCAGGTTTACGGCTCAGGAACCGATGGCTTCATCGAGAGCCAAGCAAACAGAGCTTTACAGAGTTGATGAGTTATCGCTGCCGCCAGTGATGGCGCTACCGGATGTCGCCTCGCATCTGGAAACCGAAAAGCGTCAGTCGGCAAATGAATTCAACTGGGGAGGGCTTATCCTGGCAATCTGGCTGGGCGGATTTTTAATGGTTTCCTGCCGCTTCGCATTCGGCTTATTCAATGTCTGGTTTATCGCGCTCAAGGCAACACCGGTCACCGATATTTCCTGGGTAACGCTTACGCACAGTTTGAGCAACCGGCTGTCATTGAATAAAGGGGTAAAAATTTTAAAGACCGAGCGCGTTTCATTGCCGATGACCTGGGGCGCATTTCGTTCGGTAATTTTACTGCCCGAAGCCGCAGATGATTGGTCATTGAAAGGTCGAAGCATCGTGTTGCTTCACGAACTGGCGCATGTCAAAAGGCGCGATTGTTTGACGCAAACTCTGGCACAGATGGCTTGCGCGATTTACTGGTTCAATCCGCAGGTGTGGAAACTGGCTGCGCGGTTGCGGGTTGAACGTGAACTCGCCTGTGATGATGAAGTTTTGCAAATCGGCACACGACCTTCCGATTATGCGGGGTATCTGGTTGAAATCGCCCGGTCATTTAAAGCCAACGTCTGTGTCTCGCCGTTTGCGGTTGGCATGGCGTGTTCGGAACTCGAAAACCGTGTGCGCACCATTTTGAATACCAACATTAAACGCCAAACCAATTCTCGCCAGCGTGTGGCTTTTACAACGTTAATCGCGACCTTGTTAATCATTCCGCTGGCGATAATTCAACCGCGAAGCAAGGTTGAAGCCCACATCGCGGAGGTAAATTCTGCCAACGCCGATAATGAAATAGCGATTGTTGAAAACCCTTATGAAGTCAATGAAGTCGCCGGCGCGGATAACCAACCGGCGATTTTAAGAAGCCTGGATGATATTAAAGCTTCCCTGCAAACCCAGAACGCCGCACAGGTTTCGAGCAAAAGCGAAAATCAACCGAATCCGGTCATCGCTGTGAATTTTACTAATGAAGCAAACCCCGGTGAGGTGACAACTGGCGAAGGTCAAGGCAGAGGGCAGGGAAGCGGTACAGGTATCGGCGCAGGAAGTGGCGCAGGAACCGGCACCGGAGCGGGCGCAGGTTATGGCGTTGGCGGCGGAGCAGGAATCGGCAGCGGACAGAATTCCGAATCAAAAAATAAATCGACCAAGCCGCTAACCCCGAATGAATTCATCCGCTTGAAAATGGCTGATGTGACGCCGGAATATATCGAATCGCTTAAAAAAATGGGGTTCGATAATTTAAGCGTTCATCAGATAGCCGAACTGAAAATCCATAACATTGATGAAGCCTATGTTCGTCAGGTGCAAAACTGGGGCTTTGATAAACCTACGGTTCGTGACCTCATCCAACTGAAAGTTTCGGGCGTCACCGGCGATTATATTTCGTCAATAAAAAAAGCCGGTTTCGAGCAGCTTACGGTTCGCCAGCTCACCAGTTTAAAAACCTTCAATGTCACGCCGCAATATATTGACGCGCTGCGTAAACTCGGATTCGGAAAACTGACCTTGAATCAAGTCATCAGTTTGCGTTCGCAAAATATCAATGAAGAATTCATTCGCCAGGCAGAGAGTTGGACAGGCGAGAAATTGACCTTGAATCAATTGGTGCAAATCAAGGTTCATAATTTGACCCCGGCGTTTGCAAATGAAGTGAAAGCGATGGGATTCGACAATGTCTCATTCGAGAAGTTGTTACAAATAAAAATTCATGGCATCACCGCCGACTTCGTAAAAGAGATGCGCGGACTGGGGTTTGATAACCTGACGCTTGAACAAGTCCTCCGGTTGAAAATTCACAACGTCACCCCGGATTACGTGCGAAAGATTCGCGCCGCCGGATTCAAAAATGTTTCGCTCAATCAATTGCTTGAAATGAAAATGCACGGTTTGGACGAAATTCTTCTAAGAAACAGTAAGTAA
- a CDS encoding BlaI/MecI/CopY family transcriptional regulator: MTQKSHHKLSRRERQIMDVIYKLGQATAAEVLEQLPEPPSYSAVRAMLRLLEEKGYLKHQQDGPRYIFIPTLAREKARKSALKQMLQTFFDGSTEEAVATLLDISGSKLSQDELDRLSGLIEDARKKGR, from the coding sequence ATGACGCAGAAATCGCACCATAAGCTGAGCCGTCGGGAACGGCAAATCATGGATGTTATTTATAAACTCGGACAGGCAACCGCTGCCGAAGTGTTGGAGCAATTGCCGGAACCGCCCAGTTATTCGGCAGTCCGCGCTATGCTCAGGTTGCTTGAAGAAAAGGGGTATTTAAAGCATCAACAGGACGGGCCGCGATACATTTTCATTCCCACACTGGCGCGCGAAAAAGCCAGAAAATCGGCATTGAAACAGATGTTGCAAACCTTCTTTGACGGCTCAACCGAAGAAGCCGTCGCCACGCTTCTCGATATTTCCGGTTCCAAACTCTCGCAGGATGAATTAGACAGACTTTCCGGGTTGATTGAAGATGCCCGTAAAAAAGGACGTTAA
- a CDS encoding HNH endonuclease — translation MSNEDFSPTTFSIEHIVPIDSGGLSIQDNLALACQSCNNFKYNKISTIDPITQEVVPFFNPRTDLWHEHFTWNQDFTELLGLTPIGRATIEGLKLNRVNVVNLRRVLIIAGKHPPLHHPNYK, via the coding sequence TTGAGTAACGAAGATTTTTCTCCAACGACATTCTCAATTGAACATATCGTGCCAATAGATAGTGGCGGACTAAGCATACAAGACAACCTCGCACTTGCTTGTCAAAGTTGTAACAATTTTAAATATAATAAAATTTCTACTATCGACCCAATAACACAGGAGGTTGTGCCTTTCTTTAATCCGAGAACCGACCTCTGGCATGAGCACTTCACCTGGAATCAGGATTTTACCGAACTACTTGGGCTTACCCCTATTGGGCGCGCTACTATTGAAGGGTTAAAATTGAATCGGGTTAACGTGGTTAATTTACGGCGTGTTCTAATAATTGCAGGAAAACACCCCCCTTTACATCATCCCAATTACAAATAA
- a CDS encoding DUF4097 family beta strand repeat-containing protein: MKRVFGLFLLLFLVAIAQLSQPTVARMETVSATQSKDFKKTVAVDNGADFRLETDKGSVRLTAWDSNQVEISARIDPPENESTDYQTRAVEAVRIEVLGGGGSLTVRSNFEDVPYKNQALGRLSRSRNLPDVHYEIRAPRNLNIHIELDRSNLSIEGFKGRVNLEADRTPVTARDIEGDFRLNVDRGTANLANLKGSIKLDADRTDGEILAAQINGDSTIDIDRGEIDLRLSESQGLSVKTEFSKRTRFNSDFPIATTTLDRASFEGTINGGGPRLLIRSDRGTIKLKRQ; the protein is encoded by the coding sequence ATGAAAAGGGTTTTCGGATTATTTTTGCTTCTTTTTCTGGTTGCCATCGCGCAACTGTCACAACCAACAGTCGCGCGTATGGAAACGGTATCTGCTACGCAGAGCAAAGATTTTAAGAAGACAGTGGCGGTTGATAACGGCGCGGATTTTCGCTTGGAGACAGACAAGGGCAGCGTCCGGTTGACCGCCTGGGATAGCAATCAGGTAGAAATTTCAGCGCGCATCGATCCGCCTGAAAATGAATCCACAGATTACCAGACACGCGCCGTTGAAGCGGTTCGCATTGAAGTATTGGGCGGCGGCGGGTCGCTCACCGTGCGCTCGAATTTCGAGGACGTTCCTTACAAAAACCAGGCGTTAGGGAGACTTTCACGCTCAAGAAATCTGCCCGACGTTCATTACGAAATTCGCGCCCCGCGAAATTTGAATATCCATATCGAACTCGACAGGTCAAACCTTTCCATCGAAGGATTCAAAGGGCGTGTGAACCTCGAAGCCGATAGAACACCGGTAACCGCGCGCGACATTGAAGGCGATTTTCGTTTGAATGTCGATAGAGGAACGGCAAACTTAGCCAATCTCAAAGGCAGTATCAAACTCGATGCCGATAGAACCGACGGTGAAATTCTTGCCGCGCAAATCAACGGCGATTCAACCATTGATATTGATCGCGGGGAAATCGACTTGCGACTTTCCGAATCGCAGGGGTTGAGCGTTAAAACCGAATTCAGTAAACGCACGCGCTTCAATAGTGACTTCCCGATTGCGACCACGACGCTTGACCGCGCCAGCTTTGAAGGCACGATCAATGGCGGCGGTCCGCGTCTGCTCATACGCTCTGACCGCGGCACCATCAAACTGAAACGTCAATAA